The following are encoded together in the Humulus lupulus chromosome 5, drHumLupu1.1, whole genome shotgun sequence genome:
- the LOC133834241 gene encoding uncharacterized protein LOC133834241 has product MGQAFRKLFDAFFGNTEMRVVMLGLDAAGKTTILYKLHIGEVLSTVPTIGFNVEKVQYKNVIFTVWDVGGQEKLRPLWRHYFNNTDGLIYVVDSLDRERIGKAKAEFQAIISDPFMLNSVILVFANKQDMKGAMSPMEVCEGMGLFDLKNRKWHIQGTCALRGDGLYEGLDWLAETLKEMRAAGYSSVGTSSF; this is encoded by the exons ATGGGTCAAGCTTTTCGCAAGCTTTTCGATGCCTTCTTCGGCAACACCGAGATGCGA GTTGTAATGCTAGGTCTGGATGCAGCTGGTAAGACTACCATTTTGTACAAGCTGCACATTGGAGAGGTTTTGTCAACTGTTCCCACGATTG GTTTCAATGTGGAGAAAGTACAGTATAAGAATGTCATATTCACAGTTTGGGACGTCGGGGGCCAAGAGAAGCTAAGGCCACTATGGAGGCATTACTTTAATAACACAGATGGCTTG ATTTATGTTGTTGATTCCTTGGACAGAGAGAGAATCGGAAAAGCAAAGGCAGAGTTTCAG GCTATCATCAGTGATCCATTTATGCTCAACAGTGTCATCTTGGTGTTTGCCAATAAACAGGACATG AAAGGAGCAATGTCGCCAATGGAAGTATGCGAAGGAATGGGCCTCTTCGATCTCAAGAACAGAAAATGGCACATACAAGGGACATGTGCGCTCCGTGGAGATGGACTTTACGAGGGCTTGGACTGGTTGGCCGAGACACTCAAAGAGATGAGAGCTGCTGGATACTCTTCAGTTGGCACCTCATCATTCTAA
- the LOC133834242 gene encoding uncharacterized protein LOC133834242 isoform X1, translating to MVSCQTPAKANAMLAHRFHRRSTAKLRYLLAPKFAVSSSLNSVFTSANVIAAAAASGSTSLHGAVTSTITHVAVTAVAIASGACLSTKVDFLWPKLDDQPGSHILEGVDVTGYPIFSDPMVQKAIHFAKIAHHGQLRKTGDPYLTHCIHTGRILAMLVPSTGKRAVETVVAGVLHDVVDDTCKSLQNIEEEFGEDVARLVAGVSRLSYINQLLRRHRRINVNTGTLGHEEADNLRVMLLGMVDDPRVVLIKLADRLHNMRTIYVLPLQKAQAVAKETLAVWCSLASRLGLWALKAELEDLCFAVLEPQIFQKLRADLASMWSPSSKVGNTKRICARASLQPLDKKSSEFDCDGTMAVDEDITNMKDLLEAVLPFDVLLDRKKRSRYLSTLGKDLETTRPKVVQDAAIALQSLVVCEEALERELIISTSYVPGMEVTLSSRLKSLYSIYSKMKRKDIDIDQVYDACALRVVVGDKKGTLHGPAVQCCYSLLNIVHKLWTPIDGEFDDYIVNPKPSGYQSLHTAVQGPERSPLEVQIRTQRMHEYAEHGLAAHWLYKETGNQLSSIPITDESEVEAAPYFSSDTEEQNSIECNLLQKYSLLKSGHPVLRVEGSHLLAAVIIRVEKGGKELLVAVSFGLAASEAVADRRSSSQMRRWEAYARLFKKVTDEWWCEPGHGDWCTCLEKYTLSRDGMYHKQDQFGRLLPTFLQVIDLTEHEESDYWAVVSAVFDGKQLDYYTSRPSLNAVTWSSMETSINNKVRLLRTMLRWEEQLHSEASLGKEKLRGKSYGSVVLGEVVIVCWPHGEIMRLSTGSTAADAARRVGLEGKMALVNGQLVLPNTKLKDGDVVEFRI from the exons ATGGTCTCATGCCAAACCCCCGCAAAAGCCAACGCAATGTTGGCTCACCGATTCCATCGCCGGAGTACGGCCAAGCTCCGATACCTCCTTGCTCCCAAATTCGCCGTCTCTTCCTCCCTCAACTCCGTCTTCACCTCCGCCAACGTCATCGCCGCTGCCGCTGCTTCCGGCTCCACCTCCCTCCACGGCGCCGTCACCTCCACCATCACTCATGTTGCCGTCACCGCCGTCGCGATTGCCTCCGGCGCTTGTCTTTCCACTAAGGTCGATTTCTTGTGGCCGAAACTAGATGACCAACCAG GTTCTCACATACTGGAAGGAGTAGATGTAACTGGATATCCTATCTTTAGTGATCCAATG GTGCAGAAAGCTATTCACTTTGCTAAAATAGCTCACCATGGCCAACTTCGCAAAACTGGAGACCCTTATTTGACTCATTGCATCCATACTGGACGAATCTTAGCTATGTTGGTCCCCTCTACCGGCAAAAGA GCTGTTGAAACTGTTGTGGCTGGAGTTCTTCATGATGTGGTTGACGACACATGTAAAAGTTTGCAAAACATAGAAGAGGAATTTGGTGAGGATGTAGCTAGGTTGGTGGCTGGTGTTTCCAGGTTGAGTTATATTAATCAG CTCTTGCGGAGACATCGAAGAATAAATGTGAACACTGGTACCCTTGGGCATGAAGAG GCAGACAATTTACGAGTCATGCTCTTGGGAATGGTTGATGATCCACGTGTGGTTCTTATCAAGCTTGCTGACCGTCTTCACAATATGAGAACAAT TTATGTTCTGCCATTGCAAAAAGCTCAAGCTGTTGCAAAGGAGACCCTCGCTGTTTGGTGTTCACTTGCTTCCAGATTGGGTTTGTGGGCATTGAAAGCTGAGCTAGAAGATTTGTGCTTTGCTGTACTTGAG CCTCAAATCTTTCAGAAATTGAGAGCTGATCTAGCTTCTATGTGGAGCCCTAGCAGTAAAGTGGGAAACACAAAAAGAATATGTGCTAGAGCCAGCTTGCAACCCTTGGACAAGAAAAGCTCTGAATTTGATTGTGACGGGACTATGGCAGTTGATGAAGACATTACGAACATGAAA GATCTTTTGGAAGCAGTATTGCCATTTGATGTCTTGCTAGACAGAAAAAAGCGGTCAAGATATCTTAGTACTCTAGGAAAAGATCTAGAGACGACAAGACCGAAGGTTGTGCAAGATGCTGCGATTGCTTTACAGTCTCTAGTAGTTTGTGAGGAAGCGCTTGAACGGGAGTTGATTATTTCAACTTC CTATGTCCCAGGGATGGAAGTAACTTTGTCTAGCCGTCTAAAGAGTTTATATAGCATCTACAGCAAG ATGAAAAGAAAGGATATCGACATTGACCAAGTCTATGACGCCTGTGCATTAAGGGTAGTTGTTGGAGACAAGAAAGGAACTCTTCATGGGCCTGCTGTTCAATGCTGTTATAGTCTTCTCAACATTGTACACAA ACTTTGGACCCCCATTGatggtgaatttgatgattacATTGTCAATCCAAAGCCTAGTGGCTATCAG TCTCTGCACACTGCAGTACAAGGTCCCGAAAGATCACCTTTGGAAGTTCAAATACGAACACAG AGAATGCATGAATATGCTGAACATGGACTAGCTGCTCATTGGCTTTATAAAGAAACTGGAAACCAGTTATCTTCCATACCTATCACAGATGAATCAGAAGTGGAGGCTGCTCCTTATTTCTCCAGTGATACTGAGGAACAGAATTCCATAGAATGCAATTTGTTACAGAAGTACAGTTTGCTGAAATCTGGACATCCAGTACTTAGAGTTGAAGGAAGCCATCTTCTTGCTGCTGTCATTATTAG AGTAGAAAAGGGTGGTAAGGAGCTGCTTGTTGCTGTGAGCTTTGGACTGGCAGCTTCTGAAGCAGTAGCTGATAGAAGATCTTCATCCCAAATGAGGCGGTGGGAGGCTTATGCAAGGTTATTTAAAAAG GTGACCGACGAGTGGTGGTGTGAACCAGGGCATGGGGATTGGTGTACTTGCCTAGAGAAGTATACACTTTCTCGAGACGGTATGTACCACAAG CAAGATCAATTTGGGCGCCTATTGCCAACATTTCTTCAGGTCATTGATTTGACGGAGCATGAAGAATCTGACTATTGGGCTGTCGTGTCGGCTGTCTTCGATGGCAAACAGCTTGATTATTATACATCAAGGCCAAGTTTAAATGCTGTGACATGGAGCTCCATGGAGACTAGCATAAATAACAAG GTACGCCTACTAAGGACAATGCTGCGGTGGGAAGAGCAACTACACTCGGAAGCAAGTCTTGGAAAAGAGAAGCTACGAGGAAAGTCTTACGGATCGGTCGTTCTTGGGGAGGTGGTAATTGTTTGTTGGCCCCATGGCGAGATAATGAGATTGAGCACTGGCAGCACTGCGGCCGATGCTGCTAGAAGAGTAGGACTCGAGGGAAAAATGGCTTTGGTGAATGGCCAATTGGTGTTGCCTAATACCAAGCTAAAAGATGGTGATGTGGTTGAATTCAGAATTTGA
- the LOC133834242 gene encoding uncharacterized protein LOC133834242 isoform X2, whose product MLVPSTGKRAVETVVAGVLHDVVDDTCKSLQNIEEEFGEDVARLVAGVSRLSYINQLLRRHRRINVNTGTLGHEEADNLRVMLLGMVDDPRVVLIKLADRLHNMRTIYVLPLQKAQAVAKETLAVWCSLASRLGLWALKAELEDLCFAVLEPQIFQKLRADLASMWSPSSKVGNTKRICARASLQPLDKKSSEFDCDGTMAVDEDITNMKDLLEAVLPFDVLLDRKKRSRYLSTLGKDLETTRPKVVQDAAIALQSLVVCEEALERELIISTSYVPGMEVTLSSRLKSLYSIYSKMKRKDIDIDQVYDACALRVVVGDKKGTLHGPAVQCCYSLLNIVHKLWTPIDGEFDDYIVNPKPSGYQSLHTAVQGPERSPLEVQIRTQRMHEYAEHGLAAHWLYKETGNQLSSIPITDESEVEAAPYFSSDTEEQNSIECNLLQKYSLLKSGHPVLRVEGSHLLAAVIIRVEKGGKELLVAVSFGLAASEAVADRRSSSQMRRWEAYARLFKKVTDEWWCEPGHGDWCTCLEKYTLSRDGMYHKQDQFGRLLPTFLQVIDLTEHEESDYWAVVSAVFDGKQLDYYTSRPSLNAVTWSSMETSINNKVRLLRTMLRWEEQLHSEASLGKEKLRGKSYGSVVLGEVVIVCWPHGEIMRLSTGSTAADAARRVGLEGKMALVNGQLVLPNTKLKDGDVVEFRI is encoded by the exons ATGTTGGTCCCCTCTACCGGCAAAAGA GCTGTTGAAACTGTTGTGGCTGGAGTTCTTCATGATGTGGTTGACGACACATGTAAAAGTTTGCAAAACATAGAAGAGGAATTTGGTGAGGATGTAGCTAGGTTGGTGGCTGGTGTTTCCAGGTTGAGTTATATTAATCAG CTCTTGCGGAGACATCGAAGAATAAATGTGAACACTGGTACCCTTGGGCATGAAGAG GCAGACAATTTACGAGTCATGCTCTTGGGAATGGTTGATGATCCACGTGTGGTTCTTATCAAGCTTGCTGACCGTCTTCACAATATGAGAACAAT TTATGTTCTGCCATTGCAAAAAGCTCAAGCTGTTGCAAAGGAGACCCTCGCTGTTTGGTGTTCACTTGCTTCCAGATTGGGTTTGTGGGCATTGAAAGCTGAGCTAGAAGATTTGTGCTTTGCTGTACTTGAG CCTCAAATCTTTCAGAAATTGAGAGCTGATCTAGCTTCTATGTGGAGCCCTAGCAGTAAAGTGGGAAACACAAAAAGAATATGTGCTAGAGCCAGCTTGCAACCCTTGGACAAGAAAAGCTCTGAATTTGATTGTGACGGGACTATGGCAGTTGATGAAGACATTACGAACATGAAA GATCTTTTGGAAGCAGTATTGCCATTTGATGTCTTGCTAGACAGAAAAAAGCGGTCAAGATATCTTAGTACTCTAGGAAAAGATCTAGAGACGACAAGACCGAAGGTTGTGCAAGATGCTGCGATTGCTTTACAGTCTCTAGTAGTTTGTGAGGAAGCGCTTGAACGGGAGTTGATTATTTCAACTTC CTATGTCCCAGGGATGGAAGTAACTTTGTCTAGCCGTCTAAAGAGTTTATATAGCATCTACAGCAAG ATGAAAAGAAAGGATATCGACATTGACCAAGTCTATGACGCCTGTGCATTAAGGGTAGTTGTTGGAGACAAGAAAGGAACTCTTCATGGGCCTGCTGTTCAATGCTGTTATAGTCTTCTCAACATTGTACACAA ACTTTGGACCCCCATTGatggtgaatttgatgattacATTGTCAATCCAAAGCCTAGTGGCTATCAG TCTCTGCACACTGCAGTACAAGGTCCCGAAAGATCACCTTTGGAAGTTCAAATACGAACACAG AGAATGCATGAATATGCTGAACATGGACTAGCTGCTCATTGGCTTTATAAAGAAACTGGAAACCAGTTATCTTCCATACCTATCACAGATGAATCAGAAGTGGAGGCTGCTCCTTATTTCTCCAGTGATACTGAGGAACAGAATTCCATAGAATGCAATTTGTTACAGAAGTACAGTTTGCTGAAATCTGGACATCCAGTACTTAGAGTTGAAGGAAGCCATCTTCTTGCTGCTGTCATTATTAG AGTAGAAAAGGGTGGTAAGGAGCTGCTTGTTGCTGTGAGCTTTGGACTGGCAGCTTCTGAAGCAGTAGCTGATAGAAGATCTTCATCCCAAATGAGGCGGTGGGAGGCTTATGCAAGGTTATTTAAAAAG GTGACCGACGAGTGGTGGTGTGAACCAGGGCATGGGGATTGGTGTACTTGCCTAGAGAAGTATACACTTTCTCGAGACGGTATGTACCACAAG CAAGATCAATTTGGGCGCCTATTGCCAACATTTCTTCAGGTCATTGATTTGACGGAGCATGAAGAATCTGACTATTGGGCTGTCGTGTCGGCTGTCTTCGATGGCAAACAGCTTGATTATTATACATCAAGGCCAAGTTTAAATGCTGTGACATGGAGCTCCATGGAGACTAGCATAAATAACAAG GTACGCCTACTAAGGACAATGCTGCGGTGGGAAGAGCAACTACACTCGGAAGCAAGTCTTGGAAAAGAGAAGCTACGAGGAAAGTCTTACGGATCGGTCGTTCTTGGGGAGGTGGTAATTGTTTGTTGGCCCCATGGCGAGATAATGAGATTGAGCACTGGCAGCACTGCGGCCGATGCTGCTAGAAGAGTAGGACTCGAGGGAAAAATGGCTTTGGTGAATGGCCAATTGGTGTTGCCTAATACCAAGCTAAAAGATGGTGATGTGGTTGAATTCAGAATTTGA